In Pelmatolapia mariae isolate MD_Pm_ZW linkage group LG13, Pm_UMD_F_2, whole genome shotgun sequence, a genomic segment contains:
- the lrrfip2 gene encoding leucine-rich repeat flightless-interacting protein 2 isoform X6 has protein sequence MSSSTNMGTQGTGRKRAPLKDRFSAEDEALNSIAREAEARLAAKRAARAEARDIRMRELERQQKELSYRSSSSSSRKWGQIHQWMADAEKARASSSSRSSSRHQRGLDDDVTSVRSYRSDGISTSSVLKSSRSTSSVYNDLHSHKKASSRSSKKDLLTGLYHDQRNYTSLTKTKPPPLLSTSTYRATTSSPCTSGTGLSRSYSTSSSDDDTVSSVSQERGSRGRRDSGSSDFSDISESAADYFSRSNRRGSIVSDLDDLSIPDLDALDEKCDKQYSDYSRPSSRCATPGLSAATLASLGGTSSRRGSADTSSAYDPDTSLSELRDIYELKDQIQDVEGRYMQGLKELKESLTEVEEKYKKAMVSNAQLDNDKANLIYQVDTLKDVIEEMEEQMSEMKRELEEKSKDLERQKHTCTVLQHKQEELKEGIRQRDELIEESQKMQTKLDALTREVFDLQETINWKDKKIAALERQKEYFDCIRNERDELRDELADIKGKSKAGEKHGLVIIPDGTPNGDVNHESPSSGITLVSQEAAQVLESAGEGPLDVRLRKLAEEKDELLAQIRKLKNQLEEEKQKHSKVDSSYTDGERMENGTDLHFIEMQRDANRQISEYKFKLSKAEQEMGTMEQNINRLEGQVSRYKAAADNAEKIEDELKAEKRKLQRELRTALDKVEEMEMTNNHLVKRLEKMKANRNALLSQQ, from the exons GCGGAGGCGAGGCTGGCAGCAAAGAGGGCGGCTCGGGCAGAGGCAAGAGACATCCGAATGAGGGAACTTGAACGGCAACAGAAAGAG CTTTCTTACCGCTCATCCAGCAGTAGCAGCAGAAAATGGGGTCAGATCCACCAGTGGATG GCTGACGCAGAAAAAGCCAGAGCCTCTAGTAGTAGTAGATCCAGCAGCCGTCATCAGCGG GGGCTGGATGATGATGTCACGTCAGTCCGCAGCTACAGG TCTGATGGCATCTCTACTAGCTCTGTGCTCAAGAGTTCACGCTCCACT AGTTCTGTGTACAATGATCTGCATAGCCATAAGAAGGCTTCATCCCGGTCCTCAAAGAAAGACCTTCTG ACTGGGCTGTACCACGATCAGAGGAACTACACCAGCCTAACAAAGACCAAACCACCACCTCTTCTCTCCACCTCTACCTATCGG GCCACCACTTCCTCACCCTGCACCTCCGGCACAGGGCTGTCTCGCAGCTACAGCACG TCTTCCTCAGATGATGACACTGTCAGCAGTGTGTCCCAGGAACGCGGTAGCAGAGGCAGGAGGGACAGCGGG TCTTCTGACTTCTCGGACATTAGTGAGTCGGCCGCTGATTATTTCAGCCGCTCCAACCGAAGAGGCAGTATTGTGTCTGACCTTGATGATTTGAGTATTCCAGATTTGGATGCT cTGGATGAAAAATGTGACAAGCAGTATTCAGATTATAGTCGA CCATCCTCCCGCTGTGCCACCCCAGGCCTCTCGGCAGCCACCCTGGCATCACTGGGTGGTACCTCATCACGTCGAGGTAGCGCAGACACCAGCAGCGCCTACGACCCCGACACCAGTCTGAGTGAACTTAGG GATATCTATGAACTAAAGGACCAGATTCAGGATGTAGAAGGGCGGTACATGCAAGGGCTTAAAGAGCTGAAG GAGTCACTCACAGAGGTAGAGGAGAAGTACAAGAAAGCCATGGTATCGAATGCACAGCTGGACAACGACAAAGCCAACCTCATCTATCAAGTGGACACACTCAAAGATGTCATAGAGGAGATGGAGGAGCAAATGTCAGAGATGAAGAGGGAGCTGGAAGAAAAGTCGAAG GATctagaaagacaaaaacacacatgtacagtTCTCCAGCATAAACAAGAAGAACTGAAAGAGGGAATCCGCCAGAGAGATGAGCTTATAGAG GAGAGCCAGAAAATGCAGACTAAGTTAGATGCCCTCACCAGAGAGGTGTTTGACCTGCAGGAAACGATAAACTGGAAGGACAAAAAGATTGCG GCCCTAGAGAGGCAGAAAGAGTACTTTGATTGCATTAGGAATGAAAGAGATGAGCTCAGAGATGAGCTCGCTGACATCAAGGGGAAATCCAAAGCAGGAGAG AAACATGGGCTGGTCATCATCCCAGATGGTACACCAAACGGAGATGTCAACCATGAGTCTCCATCCTCAGGGATCACTTTGGTCTCCCAGGAGGCCGCCCAGGTGCTGGAGTCTGCAGGAGAGGGTCCACTGG ATGTCAGGCTACGGAAGTTGGCAGAGGAGAAGGACGAACTTTTGGCTCAGATCAGGAAACTGAAGAatcagctggaggaggagaaacagAAACACTCAAAGGTGGACAGTTCGTACACAGATGGGGAGAGGATGGAAAACGGTACAGACCTGCACTTTATTGAAATGCAGA GAGATGCCAACAGACAGATTAGTGAATACAAATTCAAGCTTTCAAAAGCAGAACAGGAAATGGGTACAATGGAACAAAAT aTTAACAGACTTGAAGGGCAAGTCTCCCGGTACAAGGCAGCGGCAGATAATGCAGAGAAAATCGAGGATGAACTTAAAGCAGAAAAACGTAAACTTCAAAGAGAG CTGCGCACAGCTTTAGATAAGGTAGAGGAGATGGAGATGACCAACAACCACCTAGTAAAGCGCCTTGAGAAAATGAAGGCCAACAGGAATGCCCTTCTGTCACAGCAATGA
- the lrrfip2 gene encoding leucine-rich repeat flightless-interacting protein 2 isoform X9, with product MSSSTNMGTQGTGRKRAPLKDRFSAEDEALNSIAREAEARLAAKRAARAEARDIRMRELERQQKELDEKCDKQYSDYSRPSSRCATPGLSAATLASLGGTSSRRGSADTSSAYDPDTSLSELRDIYELKDQIQDVEGRYMQGLKELKESLTEVEEKYKKAMVSNAQLDNDKANLIYQVDTLKDVIEEMEEQMSEMKRELEEKSKDLERQKHTCTVLQHKQEELKEGIRQRDELIEESQKMQTKLDALTREVFDLQETINWKDKKIAALERQKEYFDCIRNERDELRDELADIKGKSKAGEKHGLVIIPDGTPNGDVNHESPSSGITLVSQEAAQVLESAGEGPLDVRLRKLAEEKDELLAQIRKLKNQLEEEKQKHSKVDSSYTDGERMENGTDLHFIEMQRDANRQISEYKFKLSKAEQEMGTMEQNINRLEGQVSRYKAAADNAEKIEDELKAEKRKLQRELRTALDKVEEMEMTNNHLVKRLEKMKANRNALLSQQ from the exons GCGGAGGCGAGGCTGGCAGCAAAGAGGGCGGCTCGGGCAGAGGCAAGAGACATCCGAATGAGGGAACTTGAACGGCAACAGAAAGAG cTGGATGAAAAATGTGACAAGCAGTATTCAGATTATAGTCGA CCATCCTCCCGCTGTGCCACCCCAGGCCTCTCGGCAGCCACCCTGGCATCACTGGGTGGTACCTCATCACGTCGAGGTAGCGCAGACACCAGCAGCGCCTACGACCCCGACACCAGTCTGAGTGAACTTAGG GATATCTATGAACTAAAGGACCAGATTCAGGATGTAGAAGGGCGGTACATGCAAGGGCTTAAAGAGCTGAAG GAGTCACTCACAGAGGTAGAGGAGAAGTACAAGAAAGCCATGGTATCGAATGCACAGCTGGACAACGACAAAGCCAACCTCATCTATCAAGTGGACACACTCAAAGATGTCATAGAGGAGATGGAGGAGCAAATGTCAGAGATGAAGAGGGAGCTGGAAGAAAAGTCGAAG GATctagaaagacaaaaacacacatgtacagtTCTCCAGCATAAACAAGAAGAACTGAAAGAGGGAATCCGCCAGAGAGATGAGCTTATAGAG GAGAGCCAGAAAATGCAGACTAAGTTAGATGCCCTCACCAGAGAGGTGTTTGACCTGCAGGAAACGATAAACTGGAAGGACAAAAAGATTGCG GCCCTAGAGAGGCAGAAAGAGTACTTTGATTGCATTAGGAATGAAAGAGATGAGCTCAGAGATGAGCTCGCTGACATCAAGGGGAAATCCAAAGCAGGAGAG AAACATGGGCTGGTCATCATCCCAGATGGTACACCAAACGGAGATGTCAACCATGAGTCTCCATCCTCAGGGATCACTTTGGTCTCCCAGGAGGCCGCCCAGGTGCTGGAGTCTGCAGGAGAGGGTCCACTGG ATGTCAGGCTACGGAAGTTGGCAGAGGAGAAGGACGAACTTTTGGCTCAGATCAGGAAACTGAAGAatcagctggaggaggagaaacagAAACACTCAAAGGTGGACAGTTCGTACACAGATGGGGAGAGGATGGAAAACGGTACAGACCTGCACTTTATTGAAATGCAGA GAGATGCCAACAGACAGATTAGTGAATACAAATTCAAGCTTTCAAAAGCAGAACAGGAAATGGGTACAATGGAACAAAAT aTTAACAGACTTGAAGGGCAAGTCTCCCGGTACAAGGCAGCGGCAGATAATGCAGAGAAAATCGAGGATGAACTTAAAGCAGAAAAACGTAAACTTCAAAGAGAG CTGCGCACAGCTTTAGATAAGGTAGAGGAGATGGAGATGACCAACAACCACCTAGTAAAGCGCCTTGAGAAAATGAAGGCCAACAGGAATGCCCTTCTGTCACAGCAATGA
- the lrrfip2 gene encoding leucine-rich repeat flightless-interacting protein 2 isoform X11: MSSSTNMGTQGTGRKRAPLKDRFSAEDEALNSIAREAEARLAAKRAARAEARDIRMRELERQQKELDEKCDKQYSDYSRPSSRCATPGLSAATLASLGGTSSRRGSADTSSAYDPDTSLSELRDIYELKDQIQDVEGRYMQGLKELKESLTEVEEKYKKAMVSNAQLDNDKANLIYQVDTLKDVIEEMEEQMSEMKRELEEKSKDLERQKHTCTVLQHKQEELKEGIRQRDELIEALERQKEYFDCIRNERDELRDELADIKGKSKAGEKHGLVIIPDGTPNGDVNHESPSSGITLVSQEAAQVLESAGEGPLDVRLRKLAEEKDELLAQIRKLKNQLEEEKQKHSKVDSSYTDGERMENGTDLHFIEMQRDANRQISEYKFKLSKAEQEMGTMEQNINRLEGQVSRYKAAADNAEKIEDELKAEKRKLQRELRTALDKVEEMEMTNNHLVKRLEKMKANRNALLSQQ, translated from the exons GCGGAGGCGAGGCTGGCAGCAAAGAGGGCGGCTCGGGCAGAGGCAAGAGACATCCGAATGAGGGAACTTGAACGGCAACAGAAAGAG cTGGATGAAAAATGTGACAAGCAGTATTCAGATTATAGTCGA CCATCCTCCCGCTGTGCCACCCCAGGCCTCTCGGCAGCCACCCTGGCATCACTGGGTGGTACCTCATCACGTCGAGGTAGCGCAGACACCAGCAGCGCCTACGACCCCGACACCAGTCTGAGTGAACTTAGG GATATCTATGAACTAAAGGACCAGATTCAGGATGTAGAAGGGCGGTACATGCAAGGGCTTAAAGAGCTGAAG GAGTCACTCACAGAGGTAGAGGAGAAGTACAAGAAAGCCATGGTATCGAATGCACAGCTGGACAACGACAAAGCCAACCTCATCTATCAAGTGGACACACTCAAAGATGTCATAGAGGAGATGGAGGAGCAAATGTCAGAGATGAAGAGGGAGCTGGAAGAAAAGTCGAAG GATctagaaagacaaaaacacacatgtacagtTCTCCAGCATAAACAAGAAGAACTGAAAGAGGGAATCCGCCAGAGAGATGAGCTTATAGAG GCCCTAGAGAGGCAGAAAGAGTACTTTGATTGCATTAGGAATGAAAGAGATGAGCTCAGAGATGAGCTCGCTGACATCAAGGGGAAATCCAAAGCAGGAGAG AAACATGGGCTGGTCATCATCCCAGATGGTACACCAAACGGAGATGTCAACCATGAGTCTCCATCCTCAGGGATCACTTTGGTCTCCCAGGAGGCCGCCCAGGTGCTGGAGTCTGCAGGAGAGGGTCCACTGG ATGTCAGGCTACGGAAGTTGGCAGAGGAGAAGGACGAACTTTTGGCTCAGATCAGGAAACTGAAGAatcagctggaggaggagaaacagAAACACTCAAAGGTGGACAGTTCGTACACAGATGGGGAGAGGATGGAAAACGGTACAGACCTGCACTTTATTGAAATGCAGA GAGATGCCAACAGACAGATTAGTGAATACAAATTCAAGCTTTCAAAAGCAGAACAGGAAATGGGTACAATGGAACAAAAT aTTAACAGACTTGAAGGGCAAGTCTCCCGGTACAAGGCAGCGGCAGATAATGCAGAGAAAATCGAGGATGAACTTAAAGCAGAAAAACGTAAACTTCAAAGAGAG CTGCGCACAGCTTTAGATAAGGTAGAGGAGATGGAGATGACCAACAACCACCTAGTAAAGCGCCTTGAGAAAATGAAGGCCAACAGGAATGCCCTTCTGTCACAGCAATGA